A section of the Rummeliibacillus pycnus genome encodes:
- a CDS encoding YitT family protein yields MKESKKVERKLHMNLSKELRSYSLIALGALLVSVSYNTFLLPAKLAAGGVVGISTLLYDLYNWTPAIVQWCINIPVFFLGYFLLGKEFSVKTLVGTVLLPFFIWGTSFLPYEIHDPMLAAIYGGIITGVGLGLVFRGNGSTGGTTIIGQLIKKYTGLSSGYAQMIIDALIVIAAMFVFDLELALYAMITIYICSKVIDLVQLHSSSSKLVLIITENEEKVSHLIKHEIDRGFTKVWSEGGYSRNKKALLFSVVEQSEAVYLKELIQNQDTESFVIFLNASEIIGKGFSRPR; encoded by the coding sequence ATGAAGGAATCCAAAAAAGTTGAAAGGAAATTACATATGAATTTATCAAAAGAATTACGCTCCTATAGTTTAATTGCATTAGGGGCATTGTTGGTTAGTGTATCTTACAATACCTTTTTATTACCAGCGAAATTAGCTGCTGGTGGTGTAGTGGGTATCAGTACTTTACTCTATGATTTGTACAATTGGACACCAGCTATTGTGCAGTGGTGTATTAATATTCCTGTCTTTTTTCTTGGCTATTTTTTGTTAGGGAAAGAGTTTAGTGTGAAAACACTAGTTGGAACAGTTCTTTTACCTTTTTTTATCTGGGGAACATCTTTTTTACCTTATGAAATACATGATCCGATGTTAGCAGCTATTTATGGAGGAATCATCACAGGGGTTGGTTTAGGCCTTGTCTTTAGAGGAAATGGTTCCACAGGTGGAACGACTATTATTGGTCAACTGATAAAAAAATACACAGGTTTATCTAGTGGTTATGCTCAAATGATTATAGATGCATTGATTGTGATTGCAGCAATGTTTGTTTTTGACTTGGAGCTTGCTTTGTATGCGATGATTACGATCTATATTTGCAGTAAAGTAATAGATCTTGTTCAATTACACTCTTCTTCTTCTAAATTAGTGCTAATCATTACGGAAAACGAAGAGAAAGTTTCACATCTGATCAAACATGAGATTGATCGTGGCTTTACCAAAGTATGGTCTGAAGGTGGGTACTCACGCAATAAAAAGGCCTTATTATTTAGTGTAGTAGAGCAATCCGAAGCGGTCTATTTAAAAGAACTGATTCAAAACCAAGATACGGAGTCATTTGTCATTTTCTTAAATGCTTCAGAAATTATTGGAAAAGGTTTTTCACGGCCAAGATAA
- a CDS encoding YpjP family protein, producing the protein MKKWLQKVLVSTVAVLTLGVITPSHSIWENLLEHNGNHKTQLSKQSSNTENYINAVQQDHSIADSEIFSDNILEHAKEQAYMKFGSKIGPKISDEFDNIIFPKIEQAIHMTLDSVDPQEMKNLAITEKPSGDYSEKMFHIYNVSTKKDVIRFHVRTENRPFDGYYYNFHYHTYTDQFSSHYNLGEIYWSKDTPPKWLS; encoded by the coding sequence ATGAAGAAATGGCTTCAAAAAGTATTAGTTTCAACAGTTGCGGTTTTAACGCTTGGCGTCATCACACCAAGTCATTCCATCTGGGAAAACCTCTTAGAACATAACGGAAACCATAAAACCCAACTATCTAAACAATCATCAAATACAGAAAATTACATAAATGCTGTTCAACAAGATCATTCAATAGCAGATAGTGAGATATTTTCTGATAATATTCTAGAACATGCAAAAGAACAAGCTTATATGAAATTCGGCAGTAAAATTGGTCCAAAGATTAGCGATGAATTCGATAATATTATTTTCCCAAAAATCGAACAAGCTATTCATATGACATTAGATAGTGTAGATCCACAAGAAATGAAGAATTTAGCAATTACAGAAAAGCCAAGCGGTGATTATTCAGAAAAAATGTTCCATATCTATAATGTGTCAACAAAAAAAGACGTCATCCGCTTCCATGTACGCACAGAAAATCGTCCATTTGATGGTTACTATTACAACTTCCACTATCACACATATACTGACCAATTTTCCTCACACTACAACTTAGGTGAAATTTATTGGTCTAAGGATACTCCACCTAAGTGGTTGTCATAA
- a CDS encoding NAD(P)-dependent oxidoreductase: MKIVVFGASGRVGQHVVRLALEKQIEVTAFVRTPSKLQISHPFLHIYHGNALQANDVAAAIKGQTAVVSCLASSKGLKESQELGKMIDHIVSGMEMHNVNRIIYTASAGIYGEIPGISGKMIMKTLKYPLLDHRHAVDTIMKYHLDYTIVRPMGLTNGEETGKYREAVEGIPEKGRSIARADVANFILKALEDPKYSKQSISIAN; this comes from the coding sequence ATGAAAATAGTTGTTTTCGGAGCATCAGGAAGAGTAGGGCAGCATGTTGTTCGTTTAGCCTTAGAAAAACAAATTGAAGTGACTGCATTTGTGCGAACACCTTCTAAGCTTCAAATTTCACATCCTTTTTTACATATTTATCACGGAAATGCTTTACAAGCAAATGATGTTGCGGCTGCAATAAAAGGCCAAACCGCAGTTGTATCCTGCCTCGCTTCAAGCAAAGGATTAAAAGAATCACAAGAATTAGGCAAAATGATTGATCATATTGTTTCAGGTATGGAAATGCACAATGTAAATCGAATTATTTATACCGCATCGGCTGGTATATACGGTGAAATACCGGGGATTTCTGGTAAGATGATTATGAAAACTTTAAAATATCCACTTCTCGATCATCGACATGCTGTTGACACAATTATGAAGTATCATTTGGACTATACAATAGTTAGACCCATGGGGTTAACGAATGGGGAAGAAACCGGAAAATATCGTGAAGCAGTAGAAGGGATTCCAGAAAAGGGTAGAAGTATTGCTCGGGCAGATGTCGCAAATTTTATCTTGAAAGCGTTAGAGGATCCAAAATATAGTAAGCAATCCATAAGTATTGCAAATTAA
- a CDS encoding NADPH:quinone oxidoreductase family protein: MEKLFHALVVDKKEDHFSVEIEQLTFQDLPEGEVLIRVHYSSVNYKDSLASVPNGNIVKNYPFVPGIDLAGVVVSSDNTRFKKGDEVIVTSYELGVSHFGGFSEYARVPADWVVPLPKGLSLKEAMIIGTAGFTAALSVQRLEENNLTPEKGTVLVTGATGGVGSFAVSILSTLGYLVEASTGKESEHEYLLQLGAQKILSREDVYDGKIKALGKQKWVAAVDPVGGEPLASVISQIQYGGSVASSGLTAGTKIPTTIFPFILRGINLLGIDSVYCPMEKRLRTWERLATDFKPTNLEKLVLKEVSLHQLPEVLPTLLKGEARGRILVKL; the protein is encoded by the coding sequence ATGGAGAAATTATTTCATGCACTTGTGGTAGATAAAAAAGAGGACCATTTCTCAGTAGAAATTGAGCAGCTTACTTTTCAAGATTTACCTGAAGGAGAGGTATTGATTCGCGTACATTATTCGAGTGTGAATTATAAAGATAGCTTGGCATCTGTTCCTAATGGCAATATTGTAAAAAATTATCCTTTTGTTCCGGGGATTGATTTGGCAGGGGTAGTGGTTTCGTCAGATAATACTCGTTTTAAAAAAGGCGACGAAGTAATAGTTACTAGTTATGAACTAGGTGTCTCTCATTTCGGCGGATTTAGTGAATATGCTCGAGTACCAGCTGATTGGGTTGTTCCACTTCCAAAAGGCCTCTCTTTGAAAGAGGCTATGATCATAGGTACAGCAGGGTTTACCGCAGCTCTATCTGTTCAACGTTTAGAAGAAAATAATCTTACTCCTGAAAAAGGGACAGTTCTAGTAACCGGAGCAACGGGAGGAGTTGGTAGCTTTGCTGTATCGATTCTATCTACTCTAGGATATCTAGTTGAAGCTAGTACAGGAAAAGAATCAGAACACGAGTATTTGTTACAACTTGGTGCACAAAAGATTCTTTCACGTGAAGATGTTTATGATGGAAAGATCAAAGCGTTAGGTAAACAAAAATGGGTAGCAGCTGTTGATCCTGTTGGTGGTGAACCACTTGCTTCTGTAATAAGTCAAATTCAATACGGAGGTTCGGTAGCATCAAGCGGATTAACAGCAGGAACCAAAATACCAACTACCATTTTTCCTTTTATTTTAAGAGGTATTAACTTACTTGGAATCGATTCAGTCTATTGTCCAATGGAAAAAAGGCTAAGAACTTGGGAACGTCTTGCCACCGACTTCAAACCTACAAACTTAGAAAAACTCGTATTAAAAGAAGTAAGCTTACACCAACTGCCTGAAGTTCTTCCAACATTACTTAAAGGAGAAGCAAGAGGAAGAATACTTGTGAAATTATAA
- a CDS encoding TetR/AcrR family transcriptional regulator has translation MSNKAEERREQILRAAFQAVSDKGYHSVTLQDIADYADVSKGVTSYYFQNKEDVFGHLLEWVTEKIYRNENEAIRKKHTAIEKLQAYVNAAFSNPNDNRKFYRVYLEFLAQANHNKQFRLTNNQFYENCWSIGREIIKQGQKEGTFALVDIDQASYAIRALIDGSLIQWLMRNDDQLHAFYRDNCFKTIYSYLTNKND, from the coding sequence ATGAGCAATAAAGCCGAAGAACGGCGCGAGCAAATTTTAAGAGCTGCCTTTCAAGCTGTCTCAGACAAAGGCTATCATAGTGTTACCCTTCAGGATATCGCAGACTACGCAGATGTCAGTAAAGGGGTTACAAGTTACTACTTCCAAAATAAGGAGGATGTATTTGGTCACCTACTTGAATGGGTTACTGAAAAAATTTACAGAAATGAAAATGAGGCCATTCGTAAAAAACATACTGCAATTGAAAAATTACAAGCTTATGTCAATGCAGCCTTTTCTAACCCTAATGACAATCGTAAATTTTACAGAGTATATCTTGAATTTCTCGCTCAAGCGAATCATAACAAACAATTTCGTCTAACAAATAACCAGTTTTATGAAAACTGTTGGTCAATTGGACGTGAAATTATTAAGCAAGGTCAAAAAGAAGGAACTTTCGCTCTGGTGGATATTGATCAGGCTTCCTATGCAATCCGAGCACTAATTGATGGATCTCTTATTCAATGGTTAATGCGAAACGATGATCAATTACATGCATTCTATCGTGATAATTGTTTTAAAACAATCTATAGTTACTTAACCAATAAAAATGATTAA
- a CDS encoding MFS transporter → MEKEKLWTKDFISITAINFFLMLTFYLLMVTISVFAAEQFGANESNAGLASSIFVIGALFGRVFGGKLINTIGRKKILLLGIFIMILSSIIYFIPGNLSLLMANRVLHGFGFGVAGTATGTIVAQVIPNSRKGEGIGYFALSMTLATAIGPFIGIYILDHFQFNAIFVFCIICIAVSLVLSILIKVQEIQLTEEQLNEMKGFKLSNFIERKSVPITLVATVTAFCYSGVLSFLTFYAKENHVTEAAGFFFVVYAAAVLITRPFTGRQFDLKGPNFVMYPAIIGLLFALFILSQSDTGLVLLIAGAFLGFGYATYMSSSQAVAISSAPAHRVGLATSTFFILTDIGLGVGPFIQGLFVPFVGYSGLYMILGVCAILCLPLHHFLYGKNAPKGNE, encoded by the coding sequence ATGGAAAAAGAAAAATTATGGACAAAGGATTTTATTAGTATTACTGCAATCAATTTCTTTTTGATGTTAACATTTTATTTGTTGATGGTTACCATCTCAGTCTTTGCTGCTGAGCAGTTTGGGGCAAATGAAAGTAACGCTGGGTTAGCCTCTAGTATTTTCGTCATTGGAGCTCTTTTTGGTCGTGTATTTGGTGGAAAATTGATCAATACGATTGGCCGAAAAAAAATACTACTGCTTGGAATTTTCATCATGATTTTAAGTTCTATTATTTACTTTATTCCTGGTAATCTAAGTTTACTAATGGCAAACCGAGTCTTACATGGATTTGGCTTTGGGGTTGCTGGTACTGCTACTGGAACAATTGTGGCACAAGTTATTCCCAATAGTCGTAAAGGTGAAGGAATTGGTTATTTTGCACTTAGTATGACACTTGCTACTGCAATTGGACCTTTTATCGGTATCTACATTTTAGACCACTTCCAATTCAATGCTATTTTCGTATTTTGCATAATTTGTATTGCTGTTAGTCTAGTTCTTTCAATCCTTATTAAGGTTCAAGAAATCCAGCTTACTGAAGAACAATTAAATGAAATGAAAGGATTCAAATTATCTAATTTTATCGAACGAAAATCTGTTCCAATTACGCTAGTAGCAACAGTAACAGCATTCTGTTATTCAGGTGTCCTGTCTTTCTTAACATTCTATGCTAAAGAAAATCATGTGACAGAAGCAGCAGGTTTCTTCTTTGTTGTCTATGCAGCAGCCGTTCTCATTACACGTCCATTCACAGGTCGTCAATTTGACTTAAAAGGTCCAAACTTTGTTATGTATCCAGCTATTATTGGGTTACTGTTCGCTTTATTTATTCTCAGTCAATCAGATACGGGACTGGTTTTACTAATTGCCGGAGCATTTCTAGGATTCGGCTATGCTACCTACATGTCAAGTTCTCAAGCAGTTGCAATCTCATCTGCTCCCGCTCACCGTGTTGGACTAGCTACTTCAACATTCTTTATCTTAACTGATATTGGATTAGGGGTTGGACCGTTTATCCAAGGATTATTTGTACCATTTGTCGGGTATTCTGGTTTATATATGATTCTAGGAGTTTGTGCAATTCTTTGTTTACCATTACATCATTTTTTATATGGAAAAAATGCTCCAAAAGGAAATGAATAG
- a CDS encoding MarR family winged helix-turn-helix transcriptional regulator, which translates to MDELNFFHNFLLLYRPLNNVLNKKLEEYNLFTSQWSILFYINKYENITLVEIANHLYVERPTITRAVLKLEELNYIEQIQSNNRREKRIQLTPLGQTVYNDIRKTFDNYQQQVLAGVSDEELKKMIHLMGTIRTNIVEN; encoded by the coding sequence ATGGACGAACTAAATTTTTTCCATAATTTTTTACTACTTTATCGCCCTTTAAATAATGTTTTAAATAAAAAATTAGAAGAATATAATCTTTTTACATCACAATGGTCTATTCTATTCTATATAAATAAGTATGAAAACATTACACTTGTGGAAATTGCAAATCATTTGTATGTAGAGCGCCCGACTATTACTCGTGCTGTTCTAAAACTGGAAGAACTAAACTACATAGAACAAATTCAAAGCAACAATCGACGTGAAAAAAGAATTCAACTAACGCCATTAGGGCAAACTGTGTATAATGATATTCGAAAAACATTTGACAACTATCAACAACAAGTTTTAGCCGGCGTTTCTGACGAGGAACTGAAAAAAATGATTCATTTGATGGGGACTATTCGTACAAATATAGTAGAAAATTAA
- a CDS encoding class I SAM-dependent methyltransferase, with protein sequence MCEIKTIVTTAGRPDEESRLLARKACQVLTASFVERKKRSVKKIAEIERANIVVAGKHRYEYYPLGANEAFFFHPSSAAFRLKRVARGEHDPFLDAVALEEGNSMLDCTLGIGSDSMLAAFAVGNSGKVVGCEGNPNVAFIVNEGMKSYDLSQLPLLKCMDRITVIPSLAIDYLKKQSNHSFDVVYMDPMFEQTIEKSTNFTPLRNAGLHDSLSDEWIAEAKRVAKKRVVLKAHFKSPLFDRYHFKRDIRLTSKFHYGIIEI encoded by the coding sequence ATGTGCGAAATAAAAACCATTGTTACAACTGCAGGGCGTCCTGACGAGGAATCACGCCTATTAGCTAGAAAAGCATGTCAGGTGCTAACAGCCTCATTTGTAGAGAGAAAAAAGAGATCTGTTAAGAAAATTGCAGAGATTGAACGGGCAAATATAGTAGTTGCAGGAAAACATCGTTATGAATATTATCCTTTAGGGGCAAATGAGGCATTTTTCTTTCATCCAAGTTCTGCAGCATTTCGATTAAAACGTGTTGCAAGAGGAGAACACGATCCTTTTTTAGATGCAGTGGCTTTAGAAGAAGGAAATTCAATGCTTGATTGTACATTAGGGATTGGTTCGGACAGTATGTTAGCCGCTTTTGCAGTTGGTAATTCTGGAAAAGTAGTTGGTTGTGAAGGAAATCCGAATGTGGCCTTTATTGTCAATGAGGGAATGAAAAGTTATGATCTATCACAGTTGCCTTTACTAAAATGTATGGATAGAATTACTGTTATCCCAAGTTTGGCAATCGATTATTTAAAGAAACAATCAAATCATTCATTTGATGTTGTTTATATGGATCCAATGTTTGAACAAACAATTGAGAAGTCAACAAACTTCACCCCTCTAAGAAATGCTGGATTACATGATTCTTTATCAGATGAGTGGATTGCTGAGGCGAAACGTGTAGCGAAAAAGAGGGTTGTTTTAAAGGCTCACTTTAAATCTCCATTATTTGATCGATATCATTTTAAAAGGGACATTCGATTAACATCAAAGTTTCATTATGGTATTATTGAAATTTGA
- a CDS encoding BrxA/BrxB family bacilliredoxin: MNAYEEYMQGIVKPMREELVNVGFTELKTPDEVAEHMQESKGTSLIVINSICGCAAGLARPAVAAAIEKADHKPDHLVTVFAGQDREATAQMRSFFEEVPPSSPSIAVWQDGNLAYFIPREQIEGYTMEQVRDHLAGVLDQVCAK; encoded by the coding sequence ATGAACGCATACGAAGAATATATGCAAGGCATTGTAAAACCAATGCGCGAAGAATTAGTGAATGTTGGCTTCACAGAGTTAAAAACACCTGATGAAGTGGCTGAACATATGCAAGAATCAAAAGGAACATCACTTATTGTCATTAACTCAATTTGTGGTTGTGCAGCAGGTCTTGCACGTCCAGCAGTAGCAGCTGCAATTGAAAAAGCAGATCACAAACCAGATCATTTGGTTACAGTTTTTGCTGGTCAAGATCGTGAAGCTACTGCTCAAATGCGTAGCTTCTTCGAAGAAGTACCACCAAGCTCACCATCAATTGCTGTTTGGCAAGATGGTAATTTAGCGTACTTTATTCCTCGTGAACAAATTGAAGGTTATACAATGGAACAAGTTCGCGATCATTTAGCAGGCGTGCTTGATCAAGTATGTGCGAAATAA
- a CDS encoding DUF3954 domain-containing protein, translating into MRYWTILLDRWGEYNLVAKKDEVTEIDPDMIAEIDLHENAVYVVCDGQLKVVDPPSTGYGKQEISWHNGMPTHSEIKYTLKF; encoded by the coding sequence GTGAGATATTGGACAATACTATTAGATCGGTGGGGTGAATATAATTTGGTAGCAAAAAAAGACGAAGTTACTGAAATTGATCCAGATATGATTGCTGAAATTGATTTACATGAAAATGCTGTGTATGTGGTATGCGACGGCCAACTTAAAGTTGTGGACCCACCTTCGACTGGTTATGGGAAGCAAGAAATATCTTGGCATAATGGAATGCCCACTCATAGTGAGATTAAGTATACACTGAAATTTTAA